In Exiguobacterium sibiricum 7-3, a genomic segment contains:
- the lpdA gene encoding dihydrolipoyl dehydrogenase → MVVGEFAQETDLLVIGAGPGGYVAAIRGAQLGLKVTVVERENVGGVCLNVGCIPSKALITAGHNFQHAKGSDSMGITSENVAVDFSKVQSWKQSVVNKLTGGVGGLLKGNNVETVVGEAYFQSEDTVRIINEDSSTPYKFKKCIIATGSTPIELPAFKWSKRVLSSTGALNLPELPKKLIVIGGGYIGMELGTAYANFDTEVVILEGTKDILSGFEPAMTQVVKKKLKQKGNITIHNEALAQSVEETEEGVKVTFEVKGETQTVEADYVLVTVGRRPNTSDLGLEMAEVKVSERGLVEIDDQCRTSNENIYAIGDIVPGPPLAHKASFEAKIAAEAAAGHPAYLDYSAIPAVVFTDPELATVGYTEAQAKEEGLDYLASKFPYAANGRALALNEPDGFLKMITRKSDGLLIGAQIAGTGASDMIAEMGLAIESGMTAEDIALTIHAHPSLGEIAMETAEVAIGSPIHIIK, encoded by the coding sequence ATGGTAGTAGGTGAATTCGCACAAGAAACAGATTTACTCGTAATCGGGGCTGGCCCTGGTGGTTACGTCGCTGCAATCCGCGGTGCGCAACTCGGACTTAAAGTAACAGTCGTCGAGCGTGAAAACGTCGGTGGTGTTTGTTTGAACGTCGGATGTATCCCATCAAAAGCCTTGATTACAGCTGGACACAACTTCCAACATGCAAAAGGTTCAGATTCAATGGGAATCACATCTGAGAATGTCGCAGTCGACTTCTCAAAAGTTCAGTCTTGGAAACAGTCTGTCGTCAACAAATTGACTGGCGGTGTTGGTGGCCTTCTTAAAGGTAACAACGTCGAGACAGTCGTTGGGGAAGCTTACTTCCAATCTGAAGATACAGTTCGTATCATCAATGAAGATTCTTCTACACCTTACAAATTCAAAAAATGTATCATCGCAACTGGTTCGACTCCAATCGAACTTCCGGCTTTCAAATGGTCAAAACGCGTCCTTTCTTCAACAGGCGCATTGAACCTTCCTGAACTTCCGAAAAAACTCATCGTCATCGGCGGCGGATACATCGGAATGGAGCTCGGAACAGCGTATGCTAACTTTGATACTGAAGTTGTCATCTTAGAAGGAACAAAAGATATCCTTTCTGGATTCGAGCCGGCAATGACGCAAGTCGTCAAGAAAAAGCTCAAACAAAAAGGCAACATCACGATTCACAACGAAGCACTTGCACAAAGTGTTGAAGAGACAGAAGAAGGCGTGAAAGTTACGTTTGAAGTCAAAGGTGAAACACAAACTGTCGAAGCGGACTACGTCCTCGTCACAGTTGGTCGTCGCCCGAACACATCTGATCTCGGTCTTGAAATGGCAGAAGTTAAAGTCAGCGAACGTGGACTCGTCGAAATCGACGATCAGTGCCGTACGTCGAACGAAAACATCTATGCTATCGGGGACATCGTTCCTGGACCGCCACTTGCACACAAAGCTTCATTCGAAGCAAAAATTGCTGCTGAAGCTGCTGCTGGACACCCGGCATACCTCGACTACAGCGCGATTCCTGCGGTTGTCTTCACAGACCCAGAACTCGCAACAGTCGGTTATACAGAAGCGCAAGCAAAAGAAGAAGGTCTTGATTACCTCGCTTCTAAATTCCCTTACGCTGCAAACGGACGTGCTCTTGCACTCAACGAGCCAGACGGCTTCTTGAAAATGATCACACGTAAATCAGACGGTCTCTTGATCGGTGCTCAAATCGCTGGTACAGGCGCATCTGACATGATCGCAGAGATGGGACTTGCAATCGAGTCTGGAATGACTGCTGAAGATATCGCACTCACAATCCACGCGCACCCTTCACTCGGTGAAATCGCAATGGAAACTGCTGAAGTTGCAATCGGTAGCCCAATCCACATCATTAAATAA
- a CDS encoding DUF3055 domain-containing protein, whose translation MESQLSPLEELYHVSETDKVRFIGVTTEQARYDFGVIFTKQFFGKMLVVSLTSGRAALLDHADVLDSEALHRLLGIDAIDAETVGEFLATLLPYTPSYEQAD comes from the coding sequence ATGGAATCGCAATTATCGCCACTCGAAGAACTGTATCATGTCTCAGAAACGGATAAAGTCAGGTTTATCGGTGTGACGACGGAACAAGCACGGTACGATTTTGGTGTCATCTTTACCAAACAATTTTTTGGGAAGATGCTAGTCGTCAGTCTCACGAGCGGGCGCGCTGCATTACTCGATCACGCAGATGTATTGGATTCAGAAGCCTTGCATCGATTACTTGGCATTGATGCCATCGATGCCGAGACAGTAGGGGAATTTCTAGCGACGCTGTTGCCGTACACTCCGAGTTACGAACAGGCAGACTAA
- a CDS encoding aminotransferase class I/II-fold pyridoxal phosphate-dependent enzyme → MQTKSLTQLDTPLFDALLAHAKRQPIQFHIPGHKNGQGMDPAFRSFIGQNALDIDLINIAPLDDLHHPKGIIKDAHQLAAQAFHADETFFSVQGTSTAIMAMIMSVVGPDDKILVPRNVHKSVMSAIVLSGAHPIFIHPEFDEMFGIAHGITPSAVERALSLHPDTKAVLVINPTYFGVAGDLESIVTLAHGKGIPVLVDEAHGVHIAFHDDMPLSAMQAGADLAATSVHKLGGSLTGSSVLNVRRGLVSPDKVQAVLSMLTTTSTSYLLLASLDCARRHLAINGEAMNRRALELATRMRMGLAKLPYLAVFGESDLHSSATFAFDPTKVLISVKGLGISGHLVEEFLREEHRIEVELSDLNNILLIITSGDSEETIDALLAGMAALVERHRDTGSKTASHSIVLPDIPALALSPRDAFYEETETIPLADAVGRISAEFMMVYPPGIPIFIPGEMITTDNLAYIKENIEAGLPVQGLEDHTLETIKVIQQSNAIR, encoded by the coding sequence GTGCAAACAAAAAGCTTAACACAGCTCGATACACCTTTATTCGATGCGCTGCTTGCGCACGCGAAACGTCAACCAATTCAATTTCATATTCCCGGTCATAAAAATGGCCAAGGAATGGATCCTGCTTTTCGATCATTCATCGGTCAAAATGCGCTCGATATCGATTTAATCAATATCGCGCCGCTCGATGATTTACATCATCCAAAAGGAATCATCAAGGATGCTCATCAATTAGCAGCTCAAGCCTTCCATGCAGACGAAACATTTTTCTCCGTTCAGGGAACCTCGACCGCCATCATGGCAATGATCATGAGCGTCGTCGGTCCGGACGATAAAATTTTAGTTCCCCGGAACGTTCATAAATCGGTCATGTCGGCTATCGTTCTTTCTGGAGCGCACCCGATTTTCATTCACCCCGAGTTTGATGAAATGTTTGGCATCGCTCATGGTATTACGCCAAGTGCCGTCGAGCGTGCTCTCAGTCTTCACCCGGACACAAAAGCCGTCCTGGTTATCAACCCGACATACTTTGGCGTCGCAGGTGACTTAGAGAGCATCGTTACGCTTGCCCATGGTAAAGGTATCCCTGTACTAGTCGACGAAGCACACGGCGTTCATATTGCGTTCCACGATGATATGCCGCTGTCTGCGATGCAGGCAGGTGCAGATCTCGCTGCGACAAGTGTTCATAAATTAGGAGGATCGCTGACCGGTAGCTCCGTCTTGAATGTCCGTCGCGGACTCGTCTCACCGGATAAAGTCCAGGCCGTCCTGTCGATGTTGACGACGACCTCCACTTCCTATCTATTATTGGCATCACTCGACTGCGCCCGCCGCCATCTGGCGATTAACGGAGAAGCAATGAACCGTCGTGCGCTCGAACTTGCGACACGGATGCGGATGGGACTCGCGAAATTGCCTTATCTCGCCGTGTTTGGTGAATCGGATTTGCATTCTAGTGCGACATTTGCCTTCGATCCGACAAAAGTGTTGATTTCCGTTAAAGGACTTGGCATTTCCGGCCATCTCGTCGAAGAATTTTTACGGGAAGAACACCGGATTGAAGTCGAACTGTCAGACTTAAACAACATCTTGTTGATCATCACTTCTGGTGATTCGGAAGAGACGATTGATGCCTTGCTTGCAGGAATGGCTGCTCTCGTAGAACGTCATCGGGATACGGGATCTAAAACAGCATCCCACTCCATCGTTTTGCCTGACATTCCAGCACTCGCTCTCAGTCCGCGGGATGCGTTTTATGAAGAAACAGAAACGATTCCACTTGCTGATGCTGTTGGACGGATCTCGGCAGAGTTCATGATGGTCTATCCACCCGGTATCCCAATCTTTATTCCGGGTGAAATGATTACGACTGACAACTTAGCGTATATCAAAGAAAACATCGAAGCCGGTCTTCCTGTTCAAGGACTGGAAGATCACACACTCGAGACGATCAAAGTCATTCAACAATCGAATGCGATTCGTTAA
- a CDS encoding UPF0223 family protein, producing MAVNYPINPDWSTDEIVTVIQFFNIVEEAYEKGVDRTVFLNAYQAFKTIVNSKSEEKQLDQFYFEETGCSSYRAVQQARKQTDALLRLKK from the coding sequence ATGGCGGTCAATTATCCGATTAATCCGGACTGGTCTACGGACGAAATCGTTACAGTCATCCAATTTTTTAATATTGTTGAAGAGGCTTACGAAAAAGGGGTCGATCGTACTGTCTTTTTAAATGCCTATCAAGCGTTTAAAACCATCGTCAATTCAAAATCGGAAGAAAAACAGCTTGATCAGTTTTACTTTGAAGAAACAGGATGTTCGAGCTACCGTGCTGTACAACAAGCGAGAAAACAAACAGATGCCTTGTTGCGTTTGAAAAAGTAA
- a CDS encoding inositol monophosphatase family protein → MQGIELHAIDLIKRAGKYIRQKMDQAYHIEEKTNKSDLVTEIDQHVEDLLIQGILDRYPDHHVYGEEGRIVRPDTLEGTVWFVDPIDGTMNFIRQKRLFAISIAIMVEGELRYGFVYDVMADELFHAIKGQGAYENGIRLAPIKERPVKEAIICMNATWVTANRRIDSNLLAPLVRDAVGVRAVGAASLELAWVAAGRVDGYITMRNMPWDYTGGQVLIEELGGRVGTIEGTEMTYLEQTSVLAGSRQFVEDVLTYVQK, encoded by the coding sequence ATGCAAGGGATTGAGTTACATGCGATCGATCTAATCAAGCGGGCGGGCAAGTATATTCGTCAAAAGATGGATCAAGCGTATCATATAGAAGAAAAAACAAATAAAAGTGATCTCGTCACAGAAATTGACCAACATGTCGAAGATTTATTGATTCAAGGAATTCTGGATCGATATCCTGATCATCATGTGTATGGAGAGGAAGGACGAATCGTTCGTCCGGATACATTAGAAGGAACGGTCTGGTTCGTCGATCCGATTGACGGGACGATGAACTTCATCCGTCAAAAACGCTTATTCGCGATCTCGATTGCCATTATGGTAGAAGGGGAACTGCGTTACGGGTTCGTCTATGATGTGATGGCCGATGAACTGTTTCATGCCATCAAAGGACAAGGGGCTTACGAAAACGGTATTCGACTCGCACCCATCAAGGAGAGACCGGTCAAAGAAGCCATTATTTGCATGAATGCGACATGGGTGACAGCGAACCGGCGAATCGATTCTAATCTACTCGCGCCACTTGTCCGTGATGCGGTCGGTGTTCGGGCTGTCGGTGCTGCTTCGCTGGAACTTGCCTGGGTCGCGGCGGGACGTGTCGACGGTTACATCACGATGCGGAATATGCCGTGGGATTATACAGGTGGACAAGTATTGATCGAGGAACTCGGCGGACGTGTCGGGACGATCGAGGGGACAGAGATGACGTATCTTGAACAAACGAGTGTACTGGCAGGAAGCCGTCAATTCGTTGAAGACGTGTTGACATACGTGCAAAAATAA